A stretch of Lactuca sativa cultivar Salinas chromosome 6, Lsat_Salinas_v11, whole genome shotgun sequence DNA encodes these proteins:
- the LOC111885088 gene encoding peroxidase 24, translating into MMRRSIFGFLFVSILIVGCMGGELKMKYYEKRCSSVSVETTVRDIVWSKVAANPTMAAKLLRLHYHDCFVRGCDGSILLDPVQNSTTEKTAGPNRSVTGYDVIDEIKTALESDCPGIVSCADILALAARDAVSFQFQKEMWPVFTGRKDGPVSLASEVGVSLPSAGANFTTLVTQFGNKGLDIHDLVALSGAHTIGTSRCVLVARRLYNFTGVGDADPSLNVTYANELRKICPNPQIPTTTLEMDPNSSLSFDSDYYQALNQHKGLFVSDAALLTNPQSAQITQVLQNPSVFFARFARSMVRMGAIEVLTDDQGEVRTNCRVVNKQ; encoded by the exons ATGATGAGGAGAAGCATTTTTGGATTCTTGTTTGTTTCCATTTTGATAGTTGGGTGCATGGGTggggagttgaagatgaagtaTTATGAGAAACGATGTTCTTCAGTTTCAGTCGAGACTACAGTAAGAGACATTGTATGGAGCAAAGTTGCTGCAAATCCTACCATGGCTGCCAAGCTTCTAAGGCTTCATTATCATGATTGCTTTGTTAGG GGATGTGACGGTTCGATTCTATTGGATCCTGTACAAAATAGTACAACAGAAAAAACAGCAGGACCTAACAGATCTGTTACCGGGTACGATGTGATTGATGAAATAAAGACGGCTTTGGAATCTGACTGTCCCGGAATTGTTTCTTGTGCCGATATACTTGCGTTGGCAGCTAGAGACGCGGTTTCCTTCCAA TTTCAAAAGGAAATGTGGCCGGTTTTCACCGGAAGAAAAGACGGACCGGTGTCGTTAGCATCGGAAGTTGGTGTCAGTTTACCATCTGCAGGTGCCAATTTTACAACTCTCGTAACCCAATTTGGAAACAAAGGTCTTGACATCCATGATCTTGTAGCACTTTCAG GGGCACATACAATTGGTACCTCGCGTTGCGTACTCGTTGCCAGAAGGCTCTACAATTTTACAGGGGTAGGAGACGCTGATCCTTCTCTTAATGTGACCTATGCAAATGAACTAAGAAAAATATGCCCAAACCCTCAAATTCCAACCACAACTCTTGAAATGGATCCTAATAGCTCCCTCTCCTTTGATTCGGATTACTATCAAGCTTTAAACCAACATAAAGGTCTATTCGTGTCCGATGCAGCATTACTCACAAACCCACAATCGGCTCAAATAACACAAGTTTTGCAAAATCCTTCAGTGTTCTTTGCTCGATTTGCTCGGTCCATGGTACGAATGGGGGCTATTGAAGTCCTTACAGATGATCAAGGAGAAGTTAGAACGAATTGTCGAGTTGTTAACAAACAATGA
- the LOC111885084 gene encoding ornithine transcarbamylase, chloroplastic isoform X1 — MAYAALMPTKLGLEGSHDQIHRLRTTTTCMNVDNLSKAVFVRGAHADKLKVKGPVKMPPKVLHIKSALSCVEEKTGFKDFLHINDFDKETILTILDRAKEVKALLKSGERTYLPFKGKTMAMIFAKPSMRTRVSFETGFFLLGGHAIYLGPKDIEMGKREETRDVARVLSRYNDIIMARLFAHQDLLDLANYASVPVINGLTDYNHPCQIMADALTMIEHIGQIEGTKVVYVGDGNNIVHSWLLLAAVVPFHFVCACPKGFEPDKETVEKAQRAGVGKIEITNDPKEAVKGADVVYSDVWASMGQKEEAAYRRQVFQGFQVDEELMKIAGPQAYFMHCLPAERGVEVTNGVIEAPNSIVFPQAENRMHAQNAIMLHSLGL; from the exons ATGGCGTATGCAGCATTGATGCCAACAAAGCTAGGGTTAGAAGGTTCACATGATCAGATTCACAGGCTTCGAACCACTACCACTTGCATGAATGTGGACAATCTGAGTAAAG CAGTTTTTGTTCGTGGAGCCCACGCTGACAAGCTGAAAGTCAAAGGACCGGTCAAAATGCCACCCAAAGTTCTGCACATCAAATCTGCATTGTCTTGTGTTGAAG agAAGACAGGGTTCAAGGACTTTTTGCACATCAACGATTTTGACAAGGAAACAATATTAACAATCTTGGATAGAGCCAAAGAAGTGAAAGCATTGCTAAAATCAGGCGAAAGGACGTATCTACCCTTCAAAGGGAAAACAATGGCAATGATCTTTGCAAAGCCCTCGATGAGAACCCGTGTCTCCTTTGAAACAGGCTTCTTTCTACTTGGTGGACATGCAATATATTTAGGCCCAAAAGACATTGAAATGGGAAAACGTGAAGAAACCCGTGATGTGGCCCGTGTTTTATCTCGCTACAATGACATCATCATGGCCCGACTCTTTGCTCATCAGGATCTTTTGGACTTGGCAAATTACGCAAGTGTCCCTGTGATCAATGGGCTGACAGATTATAATCATCCGTGTCAAATCATGGCTGATGCTCTTACAATGATTGAACATATTGGTCAGATTGAAGGGACTAAGGTTGTGTATGTTGGAGATGGGAATAATATTGTGCATTCTTGGCTTTTGTTGGCTGCTGTTGTGCCTTTTCATTTTGTGTGTGCGTGTCCAAAAGGCTTTGAGCCCGATAAAGAGACAGTTGAAAAAGCCCAACGGGCTGGAGTTGGGAAAATTGAGATTACAAATGACCCGAAAGAAGCTGTTAAAGGGGCTGATGTTGTGTATTCAGATGTTTGGGCCAGTATGGGCCAAAAGGAAGAAGCTGCATATCGTCGACAGGTTTTTCAAGGATTTCAG GTGGACGAAGAACTTATGAAGATAGCTGGACCTCAGGCTTACTTCATGCATTGTTTACCAGCAGAAAGAGGTGTGGAGGTTACTAATGGAGTTATTGAAGCTCCAAACTCCATTGTCTTTCCCCAAGCTGAGAATCGAATGCATGCACAAAATGCAATTATGCTACATTCACTTGGCCTTTAA
- the LOC111885084 gene encoding ornithine transcarbamylase, chloroplastic isoform X2: MAYAALMPTKLGLEGSHDQIHRLRTTTTCMNVDNLSKVFVRGAHADKLKVKGPVKMPPKVLHIKSALSCVEEKTGFKDFLHINDFDKETILTILDRAKEVKALLKSGERTYLPFKGKTMAMIFAKPSMRTRVSFETGFFLLGGHAIYLGPKDIEMGKREETRDVARVLSRYNDIIMARLFAHQDLLDLANYASVPVINGLTDYNHPCQIMADALTMIEHIGQIEGTKVVYVGDGNNIVHSWLLLAAVVPFHFVCACPKGFEPDKETVEKAQRAGVGKIEITNDPKEAVKGADVVYSDVWASMGQKEEAAYRRQVFQGFQVDEELMKIAGPQAYFMHCLPAERGVEVTNGVIEAPNSIVFPQAENRMHAQNAIMLHSLGL; this comes from the exons ATGGCGTATGCAGCATTGATGCCAACAAAGCTAGGGTTAGAAGGTTCACATGATCAGATTCACAGGCTTCGAACCACTACCACTTGCATGAATGTGGACAATCTGAGTAAAG TTTTTGTTCGTGGAGCCCACGCTGACAAGCTGAAAGTCAAAGGACCGGTCAAAATGCCACCCAAAGTTCTGCACATCAAATCTGCATTGTCTTGTGTTGAAG agAAGACAGGGTTCAAGGACTTTTTGCACATCAACGATTTTGACAAGGAAACAATATTAACAATCTTGGATAGAGCCAAAGAAGTGAAAGCATTGCTAAAATCAGGCGAAAGGACGTATCTACCCTTCAAAGGGAAAACAATGGCAATGATCTTTGCAAAGCCCTCGATGAGAACCCGTGTCTCCTTTGAAACAGGCTTCTTTCTACTTGGTGGACATGCAATATATTTAGGCCCAAAAGACATTGAAATGGGAAAACGTGAAGAAACCCGTGATGTGGCCCGTGTTTTATCTCGCTACAATGACATCATCATGGCCCGACTCTTTGCTCATCAGGATCTTTTGGACTTGGCAAATTACGCAAGTGTCCCTGTGATCAATGGGCTGACAGATTATAATCATCCGTGTCAAATCATGGCTGATGCTCTTACAATGATTGAACATATTGGTCAGATTGAAGGGACTAAGGTTGTGTATGTTGGAGATGGGAATAATATTGTGCATTCTTGGCTTTTGTTGGCTGCTGTTGTGCCTTTTCATTTTGTGTGTGCGTGTCCAAAAGGCTTTGAGCCCGATAAAGAGACAGTTGAAAAAGCCCAACGGGCTGGAGTTGGGAAAATTGAGATTACAAATGACCCGAAAGAAGCTGTTAAAGGGGCTGATGTTGTGTATTCAGATGTTTGGGCCAGTATGGGCCAAAAGGAAGAAGCTGCATATCGTCGACAGGTTTTTCAAGGATTTCAG GTGGACGAAGAACTTATGAAGATAGCTGGACCTCAGGCTTACTTCATGCATTGTTTACCAGCAGAAAGAGGTGTGGAGGTTACTAATGGAGTTATTGAAGCTCCAAACTCCATTGTCTTTCCCCAAGCTGAGAATCGAATGCATGCACAAAATGCAATTATGCTACATTCACTTGGCCTTTAA
- the LOC111885103 gene encoding uncharacterized protein LOC111885103: MSFSFFKALRPKTPQELAKAIKDSLMALDTKTVVEVKALEKALEEVEKNFGAMKLLLLGDGEVEPNVDQVSQLAVEICKEDVIALFFHKLSILGWEARKDLVQCWSILLKQKVGSTHCCVQFLENHSDLLDFLVAGYDNKEIALNCGNMLRECIKFPNLAKYILESPSFELFFKYVELANFDVASDAFSTFKDLLTKHPIAVSEFLTSHYNEFFEQYETLLTSNNYVTRRQSLKLLSEFLLEPPSSHIMKKYIAEVQHFKVMMTLLKDTSKNIQISAFHIFKIFVANPNKPREIKVILAKNHEKLLELLNNLSAGKGGDDDQFEEEKELIIKEIERVSQLPDLDS, translated from the exons ATGTCGTTCTCGTTCTTCAAGGCCTTAAGGCCTAAAACCCCACAAGAACTCGCCAAAGCAATCAAAGACAGCCTCATGGCTCTCGACACCAAAACTGTTGTTGAGGTTAAAGCACTCGAAAAG GCATTAGAAGAAGTTGAGAAGAATTTTGGTGCAATGAAACTTCTGCTTTTAGGAGATGGGGAGGTTGAACCAAATGTGGATCAAGTGTCACAATTAGCTGTAGAAATTTGTAAAGAGGATGTAATTGCTCTTTTCTTTCACAAATTATCTATACTTGGGTGGGAG GCAAGAAAAGATTTAGTCCAATGTTGGTCCATACTATTGAAGCAAAAAGTTGGATCAACTCATTGTTGTGTGCAATTCTTGGAGAATCATTCAGATTTGTTGGATTTTCTTGTTGCGGG TTATGATAACAAGGAGATTGCTTTAAATTGTGGAAACATGTTGAGGGAATGCATCAAGTTCCCGAATCTTGCAAA GTATATATTAGAGTCTCCAAGCTTTGAACTATTCTTTAAGTATGTGGAGCTTGCTAACTTTGATGTTGCTTCTGATGCATTTTCGACTTTCAAG GATCTTCTTACCAAACATCCAATTGCAGTATCTGAATTCTTAACTTCTCATTATAATGAG TTCTTTGAGCAGTATGAAACACTCTTAACCTCTAATAATTATGTTACAAGAAGACAATCTTTAAAG CTTTTGTCAGAGTTCCTTTTAGAGCCTCCAAGCTCCCATATAATGAAAAAATATATTGCAGAAGTTCAACACTTCAAAGTCATGATGACATTGTTAAAG GATACAAGCAAAAACATCCAGATCTCTGCATTCCACATTTTTAAG ATCTTTGTGGCTAACCCTAACAAACCTCGAGAAATAAAAGTCATATTAGCAAAGAACCATGAAAAATTGCTGGAATTGCTAAACAATTTATCTGCTGGAAAAG GTGGTGATGATGATCAATTTGAAGAGGAAAAGGAACTTatcatcaaagaaatagaaaGAGTATCTCAACTCCCAGATCTTGATTCTTAG